A window from Dunckerocampus dactyliophorus isolate RoL2022-P2 chromosome 15, RoL_Ddac_1.1, whole genome shotgun sequence encodes these proteins:
- the LOC129194885 gene encoding tetratricopeptide repeat protein 31-like isoform X2, with the protein MKFSFSVFSRFNRNPPHVRSRVREDQLELYDFFYGFLHNEDSAESSRFRKLCNIPITQTRFVQEKTQESDAELNEAFPPEQDKVKGKAEKSQLKKLRLKERKRLKKLEKTKSNMEEEDNTKIVDKMEHSIAKPSTSANDLHPVASDKIACDSDESYDCEGLDMKSSFVNKAAQRVQSKMDQKPKLEKKEKKKPPPPKNVLPKEGDEADDETCDVAFEDNVKISNKIAAIGNDCASAGQFDAAVQNFTKAIQYNPTEYKFYGNRSFCFEKLKKYEKALADAEVSLNLCPGWTKGFFRKGRALAGLKRHEEAAQAFQEVLNLDNTCIEASQEMMKEQILQLMEGGFTRTQCTNALLLHGTVQKARELLNELRSSELNTAGGRPFLPDPAVGASGVPKPLELFPIWVGNLSVSVTEWNLNKLFSKAGFVYSLKLLTFKQCAFINFTQQESCQEAINRFNGYELMGSQISVRYPDRMPVGMGISKLALKARDVRNDSCHLRACLPLGRHIEVHKGSRGHAGAYPS; encoded by the exons ACGTAAGATCCAGAGTACGGGAAGACCAGCTGGAGTTGTACGATTTCTTCTACGGATTTCTCCACAACGAAGACAGCGCAGAATCAAGCAGATTCAGGAAACTATGTAACATTCCTATTACTCAAACACGTTTTGTTCAAGAGAAGACCCAAGAGAGT GATGCTGAATTGAATGAGGCGTTCCCACCTGAGCAGGATAAAGTCAAAGGAAAGGCGGAAAAGAGTCAGCTGAAGAAACTG AGATTGAAGGAAAGAAAGCGCCTGAAGAAACTGGAGAAGACAAAATCCaacatggaggaggaggataaCACCAAAATCGTCGACAAAATGGAGCACAGCATAGCTAAACCATCAACTTCAGCTAATGACCTGCACCCCGTTGCTAGCGACAAGATTGCATGCGACAGTGACGAGTCCTATGATTGTGAG GGACTGGATATGAAAAGTTCTTTTGTGAACAAAGCTGCCCAAAGAGTTCAGAGCAAGATGGATCAGAAGCCCAAGTtggagaagaaggagaaaaagaaaCCGCCGCCGCCCAAAAACGTACTTCCCAAGGAAGGAGACGAGGCAGACGATGAGACTTGTGACGTTGCTTTCGAAGACAACGTTAAGATAAGCAACAAAATTGCCG CCATTGGCAATGACTGCGCTAGTGCCGGGCAGTTTGATGCAGCCGTGCAGAATTTTACCAAAGCTATCCAGTACAATCCTACGGAGTACAA GTTCTACGGAAATCGTTCCTTCTGTTTTGAGAAGCTGAAGAAATACGAGAAGGCTCTTGCCGACGCTGAGGTGTCACTCAACTTGTGCCCAGGCTGGACTAAAGGTTTTTTTAGGAAGGGACGGGCTTTGGCCGGGTTAAAG AGACACGAGGAGGCTGCCCAAGCCTTCCAGGAGGTTCTGAACCTGGACAACACTTGTATTGAGGCATCCCAGGAAATGATGAAGGAGCAGATACTGCAGCTAATG GAGGGAGGCTTCACGCGGACACAGTGCACCAATGCCTTACTTCTACACGGCACAGTCCAGAAAGCACGGGAACTGCTGAACGAGCTACGTTCAAGTGAGTTGAACACGGCGGGAGGCAGACCGTTCCTGCCGGACCCTGCAGTTGGGGCCTCTGGGGTCCCCAAACCCTT GGAGCTGTTCCCAATCTGGGTGGGGAACTTGAGCGTTTCAGTGACTGAGTGGAACCTCAACAAGCTGTTCAGCAA GGCTGGCTTTGTTTACAGCCTCAAGCTCCTGACCTTCAAACAATGCGCCTTCATCAACTTCACACAACAGGAGAGCTGCCAAGAAGCCATAAACAGATTTAAT GGCTATGAGCTGATGGGCAGCCAGATCAGCGTTCGATACCCAGACAGGATGCCTGTGGGCATGGGCATCTCCAAGTTGGCCCTCAAGGCTCGAGATGTCCGCAACGACAGTTGCCACCT